The proteins below are encoded in one region of Dioscorea cayenensis subsp. rotundata cultivar TDr96_F1 chromosome 18, TDr96_F1_v2_PseudoChromosome.rev07_lg8_w22 25.fasta, whole genome shotgun sequence:
- the LOC120281680 gene encoding pentatricopeptide repeat-containing protein At5g66520-like, with protein sequence MPDLSTLASTPAFPPFLPFSPSSSITTHHLPTQIFNKINPSLYQPYHTLHGARQPPSAFTYNSLIRTYIQDHLPHHALFLFNHMLSQCVCLPDKFTFPLVLKACSQMSALQEGMQIHSMVLKINNLSTDVYVQSCLVDVYVKCGRIDVALQVLDGMPERTVVAGNSIVDGYVKSGDMDSAYRSFIEMPERDIVSWNCLIGGCVQNSLLNEALALFLELQLSGLQPDEQTMSIMLSAVSDIGLLAAGKMVHGYIMRRGLSLNGAVGVALTNMYTKCGSIGAASNVFRSIPAKNVGHWTSMIGGLAAHGLAEASLLLFSEMLCSSTKPNDITFVSVLSACSHAGLLNESLVCFDLMAHFGIRPSIEHYGCLVDVLGRSGFLQEALEIIDKLPMKPNMVIWSTLLASCRNHGNVEIAEIAAKNLIQIQPSYGGGYLLLSNLYARIGKRKDSAKLRMMMEESRAEKVHGFSSIEVNGSVHEFVVGDKYHVQTREIYEMLDEMKCNLLSAGYQPEACDLTYCRESIEEEDY encoded by the coding sequence ATGCCAGACCTATCAACCCTAGCCTCAACTCCTGCTTTCCCTCCGTTTCTCCCCTTTTCTCCAAGCTCCTCCATAACAACTCATCATCTCCCCACCCAAATCTTTAACAAGATCAACCCTAGTCTGTACCAACCCTATCATACTCTCCATGGTGCCAGACAACCACCTTCAGCTTTCACCTACAACTCCCTCATTAGGACTTACATCCAGGACCATCTCCCTCACCATGCACTCTTCCTCTTCAACCACATGCTTTCACAATGCGTGTGTCTTCCGGACAAGTTCACATTCCCCTTGGTCCTCAAAGCCTGTTCCCAGATGTCAGCCCTCCAAGAAGGCATGCAAATACACTCCATGGTCCTCAAAATAAACAACTTGTCCACTGATGTCTACGTCCAGAGCTGCCTTGTTGATGTGTATGTGAAATGTGGCAGAATTGATGTCGCACTTCAGGTGCTTGATGGAATGCCTGAAAGAACTGTTGTTGCTGGAAACTCTATAGTTGATGGTTATGTGAAGTCTGGTGACATGGATTCTGCATATAGATCCTTTATAGAGATGCCTGAGAGGGATATTGTCTCATGGAATTGTTTGATTGGAGGGTGCGTGCAGAATTCTCTTCTGAATGAGGCCCTTGCGCTGTTTCTTGAGTTGCAGTTGTCTGGTCTCCAGCCTGATGAACAGACAATGTCTATTATGCTTTCTGCAGTCTCTGATATTGGTCTACTTGCGGCAGGTAAGATGGTGCATGGGTACATAATGCGCCGCGGGTTATCTTTGAATGGTGCTGTAGGGGTTGCATTGACAAACATGTACACTAAATGTGGGAGCATCGGTGCTGCCTCCAATGTTTTCAGAAGCATTCCAGCTAAAAATGTGGGTCACTGGACATCGATGATAGGAGGACTGGCAGCACATGGCCTCGCGGAGGCTTCTCTTCTTCTGTTCTCTGAGATGCTTTGTTCTAGCACAAAGCCGAATGACATTACTTTTGTTAGTGTCTTGAGCGCTTGCAGTCATGCTGGACTTCTAAATGAAAGCTTAGTTTGTTTCGACCTCATGGCACACTTTGGCATAAGGCCATCAATCGAGCACTACGGTTGTTTGGTAGATGTGCTAGGCCGGTCTGGGTTTCTACAAGAAGCACTAGAAATTATTGACAAGCTACCCATGAAACCAAATATGGTGATCTGGTCTACATTGTTAGCTTCTTGCAGGAATCATGGCAATGTAGAGATTGCAGAGATTGCAGCTAAAAATTTGATTCAAATTCAACCTAGTTATGGTGGTGGGTATCTTCTTCTATCAAATCTTTATGCTCGAATTGGAAAAAGGAAGGATTCAGCTAAGCTGAGGATGATGATGGAGGAGAGCAGGGCAGAAAAAGTTCATGGTTTCAGTTCAATTGAGGTTAATGGCTCTGTGCATGAATTTGTAGTCGGGGACAAGTATCATGTGCAGACTAGGGAAATTTATGAGATGTTGGATGAGATGAAATGTAATTTATTATCTGCTGGTTATCAACCAGAGGCTTGTGATCTTACCTACTGTCGAGAGAGCATTGAGGAGGAGGATTATTGA